From the Homo sapiens chromosome 1, GRCh38.p14 Primary Assembly genome, one window contains:
- the OR10K1 gene encoding olfactory receptor 10K1 has translation MEQVNKTVVREFVVLGFSSLARLQQLLFVIFLLLYLFTLGTNAIIISTIVLDRALHTPMYFFLAILSCSEICYTFVIVPKMLVDLLSQKKTISFLGCAIQMFSFLFFGSSHSFLLAAMGYDRYMAICNPLRYSVLMGHGVCMGLMAAACACGFTVSLVTTSLVFHLPFHSSNQLHHFFCDISPVLKLASQHSGFSQLVIFMLGVFALVIPLLLILVSYIRIISAILKIPSSVGRYKTFSTCASHLIVVTVHYSCASFIYLRPKTNYTSSQDTLISVSYTILTPLFNPMIYSLRNKEFKSALRRTIGQTFYPLS, from the coding sequence ATGGAGCAAGTCAATAAGACTGTGGTGAGAGAGTTCGTCGTCCTCGGCTTCTCATCCCTGGCCAGGCTGCAGCAGCTGCTCTTTGTTATCTTCCTGCTCCTCTACCTGTTCACTCTGGGCACCAATGCAATCATCATTTCCACCATTGTGCTGGACAGAGCCCTTCATActcccatgtacttcttccttgCCATCCTTTCTTGCTCTGAGATTTGCTATACCTTTGTCATTGTACCCAAGATGCTGGTTGACCTGCTGTCCCAGAAGAAGACCATTTCTTTCCTGGGCTGTGCCATCCAAatgttttccttcctcttctttggCTCCTCTCACTCCTTCCTGCTGGCAGCCATGGGCTATGATCGCTATATGGCCATCTGTAACCCACTGCGCTACTCAGTGCTCATGGGACATGGGGTGTGTATGGGACTAATGGCTGCTGCCTGTGCCTGTGGCTTCACTGTCTCCCTGGTCACCACCTCCCTAGTATTTCATCTGCCCTTCCACTCCTCCAACCAGCTCCATCACTTCTTCTGTGACATCTCCCCTGTCCTTAAACTGGCATCTCAGCACTCCGGCTTCAGTCAGCTGGTCATATTCATGCTTGGTGTATTTGCCTTGGTCATTCCTCTGCTACTTATCCTAGTCTCCTACATCCGCATCATCTCTGCCATTCTAAAAATCCCTTCCTCCGTTGGAAGATACAAGACCTTCTCCACCTGTGCCTCCCATCTCATTGTGGTAACTGTTCACTACAGTTGTGCCTCTTTCATCTACTTAAGGCCCAAGACTAATTACACTTCAAGCCAAGACACCCTAATATCTGTGTCATACACCATCCTTACCCCATTGTTCAATCCAATGATTTATAGTCTGAGAAATAAGGAATTCAAATCAGCCCTACGAAGAACAATCGGCCAAACTTTCTATCCTCTTAGTTAA